A part of Larkinella insperata genomic DNA contains:
- a CDS encoding hybrid sensor histidine kinase/response regulator transcription factor, which translates to MIVVLQVVAILHVLAQPTSYRFMKLDAGTGLSNNQVTCFLKDSRGYLWFGTISGLNRYDGHTVRAFQHDIHDSTSLLNNNVIKLFEDPAHNIWVTTIDGICIYDPGQERFIRNTIDYAHRYGLPDGAVTAIQQDRRGNYWFIHDTAGLFVHRASNDKKSVHLTHLTRNTGQNAGIASLAESRNGSIWVIHKNGTIDQLNPDNYQISYRNTHLRELNKHQPLLYNLTTDADGDLWIYVLRANLGVFHFNTRQQTFTKIHREAGNTRLNSNIIQGIVEGNQGQIWIGTDHGGINLLDKKKWAITYLVHDEGNAKSLSQNTINSLYKDNEGIIWVGTYKDGVNYHHPNMFRFALYQRNQFLPKSLPYNDFNRFAEDTQGNLWLGGNGGGLIYFDRQKGSFTQYLNQPGRPNSIGSNVIVSLLIDRSQKLWIGTYYGGLSCFDGKTFKTYQHRPGDTTSLADDSVWEIFEDSRGAIWLGTLDGGLDRFDPSTQTFKHYRSGAPNSIHASYVSEITEDRRGHIWVGTSYGLEKYDYATDRFTHYLSKPGDAQTLSNNLIHSLYEDRRGGFWIGTHEGLNLFDAATGTFRSFRKTDGLPHNTIHSVVEDNAGRLWLGTPNGISRLDVSGKAEHRRFQFTNYDESDGLQGKEFNENAALRTRRGELLFGGSRGFNLFHPAEIVNNPTAPRVVLSNLYLFNRPVAIGESVDQKVILNAALNETRQITLRHSQNVLSIEFAALNFFHPEKNQYRYKLEGFDREWITSLDGSQRATYTNLDPGNYVFRVKASNNDGVWNQAGTDLKITILPPLWRTKWAISGYVLLTVLLLYLSRKAIQRRERRKFEHRQQQQEAQRMHELDQMKINFFTNVSHEFRTPLTLILAPLESRLNKAPDGPEQKQFQLMYRNAKRLLNLVNQLLDLGRLEYQEIKLDLREGDVLKFIRETTFSFSDLSEKRHVKLSFESDIRAFRMLFDEDKLEKILFNLLSNAFKFTPENGKVSVSAHVCPPTEDHPEPLLKITVEDTGIGIPAEKLEKVFDRFFQHDLPAGLINQGSGIGLSITREFVKLHGGTISVASHPDQGSCFTILLPVKQQPEIPPTVEQPQKSPEPDHLKSAARPEPAEKPSDRETILLVEDHEDFRHYLKDNLADRYRVLEAGDGRQGWQQAREHRPDLIVSDVMMPEMNGLELCRKLKDNAQTSHIPVLLLTARHSEDQKLEGYQTGAQDYIEKPFNVEILQSKIRSLLKQQQAARQAYGQQITIKGKDVLINSLDEKLIQKAIALVEKNIADPEFSVEAFSRELGMSRIHLYRKLQALTGKSPVDFIRAIRLDRSCQLLEQSQLTVSEIAYQVGFNNPKYFTRQFRECYNELPSAYASRKRQEAKSS; encoded by the coding sequence TTGATTGTAGTTCTTCAAGTCGTTGCCATTCTTCACGTGCTGGCCCAACCCACTTCGTACCGGTTTATGAAGCTGGATGCCGGAACTGGCCTGTCGAACAACCAAGTCACCTGTTTTCTGAAAGATTCGAGGGGGTACCTGTGGTTTGGCACGATCTCTGGACTGAACCGTTACGACGGCCATACCGTTCGGGCGTTCCAGCACGACATCCACGACTCTACGTCCCTGCTGAACAACAACGTCATCAAGCTCTTTGAGGACCCGGCCCACAACATCTGGGTAACCACCATTGACGGCATCTGCATTTACGATCCCGGGCAGGAACGGTTTATCCGTAATACCATCGACTACGCCCACCGCTACGGGCTTCCCGACGGGGCGGTGACGGCGATCCAGCAAGACCGGCGCGGTAATTACTGGTTTATCCACGACACGGCGGGTTTGTTTGTGCACCGGGCATCGAACGACAAAAAGAGCGTTCACCTGACGCATCTGACCAGAAATACCGGTCAAAACGCCGGTATTGCGTCCCTGGCCGAAAGCCGAAATGGCTCCATCTGGGTCATCCACAAAAACGGAACCATCGACCAACTAAACCCTGATAATTACCAGATTAGCTACCGAAACACGCACCTGCGGGAGCTGAACAAACACCAACCGCTGCTGTACAACCTGACCACCGATGCCGACGGCGATTTGTGGATTTATGTTCTGCGGGCTAACCTGGGTGTATTTCACTTTAATACCCGTCAGCAGACGTTTACCAAAATTCACCGGGAAGCCGGCAACACTCGCTTGAATTCCAACATTATCCAGGGAATTGTGGAGGGTAATCAGGGCCAAATCTGGATTGGAACGGACCACGGCGGTATCAACCTGCTCGATAAAAAAAAATGGGCCATCACCTACCTGGTCCACGACGAAGGCAATGCCAAAAGCTTGAGCCAGAACACCATCAACAGCCTGTACAAGGACAACGAGGGCATTATCTGGGTTGGCACCTACAAAGACGGCGTCAACTACCATCACCCGAACATGTTCCGGTTTGCCCTCTACCAGCGAAACCAGTTTCTGCCCAAAAGCCTGCCGTACAATGATTTCAACCGGTTTGCCGAAGACACCCAAGGCAACCTCTGGCTGGGGGGCAACGGCGGAGGACTGATCTATTTTGACCGGCAGAAAGGCTCTTTTACCCAATACCTGAACCAGCCCGGTCGGCCCAATTCCATCGGCAGCAACGTCATTGTCAGTTTGCTGATCGACCGCAGCCAGAAACTCTGGATTGGCACCTACTACGGCGGACTTAGCTGTTTTGATGGCAAAACCTTCAAAACCTACCAACACCGCCCCGGCGACACCACCAGCCTGGCCGACGACAGCGTCTGGGAAATTTTCGAAGATTCGCGGGGGGCCATCTGGCTCGGCACCCTCGACGGCGGTCTGGACCGCTTTGACCCGTCCACCCAGACGTTTAAACACTACCGGAGTGGCGCTCCCAACTCCATTCACGCCAGTTACGTCAGCGAAATTACCGAAGACCGGCGCGGGCATATCTGGGTCGGTACGTCCTACGGCCTGGAAAAATACGATTATGCCACCGACCGGTTTACGCATTACCTGAGCAAACCCGGCGATGCACAAACGCTAAGCAACAACCTCATTCACAGCCTCTACGAAGACCGCCGTGGCGGGTTCTGGATCGGTACGCACGAGGGGCTAAACCTTTTTGATGCGGCAACGGGCACTTTCCGTTCGTTTCGTAAAACCGATGGACTGCCCCATAATACCATCCATTCGGTGGTTGAAGACAACGCGGGCCGGCTGTGGTTGGGGACGCCCAACGGCATTAGTCGGCTGGACGTAAGCGGGAAAGCCGAACACCGGCGGTTTCAGTTTACCAATTACGACGAATCCGACGGTTTGCAGGGCAAAGAGTTCAACGAAAACGCGGCCCTCCGGACGCGCCGGGGTGAGCTGCTGTTTGGCGGCTCCCGGGGTTTTAACTTATTCCATCCGGCCGAAATTGTTAACAACCCGACGGCGCCCCGGGTGGTGTTGTCCAACCTGTATTTGTTCAATAGGCCCGTGGCCATTGGTGAGTCGGTCGACCAAAAAGTCATTCTGAACGCGGCCCTGAACGAAACCCGGCAGATTACCCTCAGGCACAGCCAGAATGTGCTATCAATCGAGTTTGCGGCCCTGAACTTTTTTCATCCCGAAAAAAACCAGTACCGGTATAAACTGGAGGGCTTCGACCGGGAATGGATCACGAGTCTGGACGGCTCCCAGCGGGCGACTTACACCAACCTGGACCCGGGAAATTACGTTTTCAGGGTGAAAGCGTCCAACAACGACGGGGTTTGGAATCAGGCCGGAACGGACTTAAAGATTACGATTCTGCCGCCCCTCTGGCGCACGAAATGGGCCATTAGCGGTTATGTTCTGCTGACTGTTCTGCTCCTGTATCTCTCCCGAAAAGCCATTCAGCGACGCGAACGCAGGAAGTTTGAACACCGTCAACAGCAGCAGGAAGCCCAGCGTATGCACGAGCTGGACCAGATGAAAATCAACTTTTTCACGAACGTCAGCCACGAATTCCGCACCCCGCTGACCCTGATTCTGGCACCGCTCGAAAGCCGGTTGAACAAAGCTCCGGACGGCCCCGAGCAAAAGCAATTCCAGCTCATGTACCGCAACGCCAAACGGCTTTTGAATCTGGTCAATCAACTGCTCGACCTGGGCAGACTCGAATACCAGGAAATCAAACTGGATCTGCGCGAGGGCGATGTGCTGAAATTTATTCGAGAAACCACGTTTTCGTTTTCCGATCTGTCCGAAAAGAGGCACGTCAAACTTTCGTTCGAATCCGACATTCGGGCGTTTCGTATGCTGTTCGACGAAGATAAACTCGAAAAAATTCTTTTCAACCTGCTTTCCAACGCCTTTAAGTTTACCCCGGAAAACGGCAAGGTCAGCGTGTCGGCGCACGTCTGTCCGCCAACCGAAGATCATCCCGAGCCGCTGCTGAAAATCACCGTTGAAGACACCGGCATTGGCATTCCCGCCGAAAAGCTGGAAAAAGTCTTTGACCGGTTTTTCCAGCATGACCTCCCGGCGGGTCTCATTAACCAAGGCAGCGGCATCGGCCTGTCCATTACGCGTGAATTTGTCAAACTCCACGGCGGAACCATCAGCGTAGCCAGCCATCCGGATCAGGGTAGTTGCTTTACCATTCTGCTGCCCGTCAAACAACAGCCGGAAATACCGCCCACCGTTGAACAACCCCAAAAATCCCCGGAGCCCGACCATCTGAAGAGCGCGGCCCGGCCTGAACCGGCTGAAAAGCCGTCAGACCGCGAAACCATTCTGCTGGTGGAAGATCACGAGGATTTTCGCCATTATCTGAAAGATAACCTGGCCGATCGGTACCGGGTGCTGGAAGCCGGTGACGGCAGGCAAGGGTGGCAGCAAGCCCGCGAACACCGCCCGGATTTGATCGTCAGCGACGTGATGATGCCGGAAATGAACGGTCTTGAACTTTGCCGAAAACTGAAAGACAACGCCCAGACGTCCCACATCCCGGTGCTGCTGCTGACCGCCCGCCATTCGGAAGATCAGAAGCTGGAAGGCTACCAGACCGGCGCGCAGGACTACATTGAAAAGCCGTTCAATGTGGAAATTCTGCAATCCAAGATCAGAAGTCTGCTCAAGCAGCAACAGGCTGCCCGCCAGGCCTACGGTCAGCAGATTACCATCAAAGGCAAGGATGTCCTGATTAATTCGCTGGACGAAAAGCTTATTCAGAAAGCCATTGCTCTTGTTGAAAAAAATATCGCCGATCCCGAGTTTTCCGTCGAAGCCTTCAGCCGGGAGCTGGGCATGAGCCGGATTCATCTGTACCGTAAGCTTCAGGCGCTCACGGGCAAATCGCCGGTTGATTTCATCCGCGCCATTCGTCTCGACCGGTCGTGTCAGTTGCTGGAACAAAGCCAGCTCACGGTGTCGGAAATTGCCTACCAGGTGGGCTTCAACAATCCGAAATACTTTACCCGGCAGTTCCGCGAATGCTACAACGAGTTGCCTTCCGCCTACGCTTCCCGCAAAAGGCAGGAAGCCAAATCCAGCTGA
- a CDS encoding sialidase family protein, which translates to MSPKHLNAILIYGFLFLVSLGFGVGQTPDFSRVPGVIVAHSPASSGLYIGSPSLCVLPNGDYLASHDLFGPQSNEFVRPNSRIYRSTDRGKTWTRIAEINGQFWSKLYLHRNGLYFFGTDKHHGNTIIRKSDDGGVTWTTPTDGDHGLLLAGEYHCAPVPFLEHHGRLWRAMEDAMGPIKQWGKRYGAFMLSMPLDADPMKAASWTRSNVLPYDSTYLNNGFGGWIEGNAVLSPAGEMLDILRVDHKKSLEEKAAFVRISPDGKTATFDVNTGFVPFPGGSKKFTIRYDPQSQLYWTLTNYIPSAFKQANAGKNPASLRNTQALCSSRDLRTWTIRQIVLQHPDVAKHGFQYVDWLFDGKDIILLSRTAFDDGLGGAHNNHDANFLTFHRIRKFRKKPVADL; encoded by the coding sequence ATGTCCCCGAAACACCTTAACGCCATTCTAATCTATGGCTTTCTTTTTCTGGTATCGCTCGGGTTTGGAGTTGGGCAAACGCCCGACTTCTCCCGGGTGCCGGGCGTAATTGTTGCGCATAGTCCGGCCTCATCGGGGTTATACATCGGTTCTCCGAGTCTTTGCGTGCTGCCCAACGGCGATTATTTAGCTTCCCACGATTTATTCGGCCCGCAATCCAATGAGTTTGTCCGGCCCAATTCCCGCATTTACCGCTCAACCGACCGGGGCAAAACCTGGACCCGGATTGCGGAAATCAACGGCCAGTTCTGGTCGAAGCTCTACCTGCACCGCAACGGCCTCTACTTCTTCGGTACCGACAAACACCACGGGAATACCATCATCCGGAAATCCGACGACGGGGGCGTCACCTGGACCACCCCCACCGACGGCGACCACGGTTTGTTGCTGGCGGGCGAATACCACTGCGCGCCGGTTCCGTTTCTCGAACACCATGGGCGGCTCTGGCGGGCCATGGAGGACGCCATGGGACCGATCAAACAGTGGGGCAAACGCTACGGCGCCTTCATGCTGTCGATGCCGCTGGATGCCGACCCCATGAAAGCCGCCAGCTGGACCCGCAGCAACGTTCTGCCGTATGATTCGACGTACCTGAACAACGGTTTTGGCGGCTGGATTGAAGGCAATGCCGTTCTGAGTCCGGCGGGTGAGATGCTGGACATTCTGCGCGTAGACCACAAGAAATCGCTGGAGGAGAAAGCCGCCTTTGTGCGCATCAGCCCGGACGGAAAAACGGCAACGTTCGATGTGAATACCGGTTTTGTGCCGTTTCCCGGCGGCAGCAAGAAGTTTACCATTCGGTATGACCCCCAATCGCAGCTTTACTGGACGCTGACAAATTACATTCCATCGGCGTTCAAGCAGGCCAACGCCGGGAAGAATCCGGCCAGTTTGCGCAATACGCAGGCCTTGTGCAGCTCCCGGGATCTACGAACCTGGACCATACGCCAGATTGTGCTGCAACATCCCGACGTTGCCAAACACGGTTTTCAGTACGTCGACTGGCTGTTCGACGGCAAAGACATTATTCTGCTTTCCCGCACGGCGTTTGACGACGGTCTGGGCGGGGCGCACAACAACCACGATGCCAACTTTCTGACGTTTCACCGCATCAGGAAGTTTCGGAAAAAGCCGGTTGCCGATTTATAG
- a CDS encoding SMP-30/gluconolactonase/LRE family protein: MKNIDVIATDLRFPEGPAFTSDGTLWCVEQEGESLFWLKPDGTQGRLHVGTGSRPNGLYIDDLDRLWFCDSGLHAIRCINYPDQEPEIVVDRVGEERLSWPNDLTFDLEGNMLFTCPGSPDEDEPGYVCVCSSVGEVKKISESLFYPNGLAFLPNARTLVVAETHRKRIWTGRWDSTGLNWINPTVWAETGPDGFGPDGLTLGPDNLLYAAIYGGSSVQVYKPTGTLADTIKLPGENPSNCAFDPTGRLGMVVTETQKGQILSLKE; the protein is encoded by the coding sequence ATGAAAAACATAGACGTGATTGCCACTGATTTACGATTCCCGGAAGGGCCGGCTTTTACCTCCGACGGTACGCTCTGGTGCGTTGAGCAGGAGGGGGAAAGTTTGTTCTGGCTCAAGCCGGACGGAACGCAGGGCCGCCTTCACGTCGGCACCGGCAGCCGCCCGAACGGCCTGTACATCGACGATCTCGACCGGCTTTGGTTCTGTGATTCCGGTTTGCACGCCATTCGCTGCATCAACTATCCGGATCAGGAGCCCGAAATCGTGGTGGACCGCGTTGGCGAAGAGCGCCTTAGCTGGCCCAACGACCTGACGTTTGATCTGGAAGGCAATATGCTTTTTACTTGTCCCGGTTCGCCCGACGAAGACGAACCCGGTTACGTCTGCGTCTGCTCGTCGGTGGGTGAGGTTAAAAAAATATCCGAAAGCTTGTTTTATCCCAACGGGCTGGCTTTTCTGCCCAATGCCCGCACGCTGGTGGTGGCCGAAACGCACCGAAAGCGCATCTGGACCGGGCGCTGGGATTCGACGGGCCTCAACTGGATTAATCCGACGGTTTGGGCTGAAACCGGTCCCGACGGATTTGGTCCCGACGGCCTGACGCTGGGGCCGGACAATTTACTCTACGCGGCCATCTACGGCGGCAGCAGTGTGCAGGTTTACAAGCCAACCGGTACGTTGGCCGATACCATCAAACTGCCCGGCGAAAATCCCTCCAACTGCGCTTTTGACCCCACCGGACGCCTGGGAATGGTCGTAACGGAAACCCAGAAGGGGCAGATTCTCTCCCTGAAAGAATAA
- a CDS encoding RNA polymerase sigma factor: MTLTPDLTEQELVVRCLQPDRPADRRMAQRLLFERYKRAMFSVALRILNDYDHAHDALQDAFVEVFRHLDSFRFQSTLGAWIKVIVVRQSLRKRQLEWRFETLDEAVHDQAIEVPDTVTGEVLDAAIRSLPDGARTVFVLAEVEGYKHHEIAAMLDISEGTSKSQVSYARKLLRRKLSELS; this comes from the coding sequence TTGACCCTGACGCCCGACTTAACGGAACAAGAACTGGTTGTCCGCTGCCTGCAGCCGGATCGTCCGGCGGATCGGCGTATGGCGCAACGGTTACTTTTTGAGCGGTATAAACGGGCCATGTTTTCGGTGGCGTTGCGAATCCTGAACGATTACGATCACGCCCACGACGCCTTGCAGGACGCGTTTGTGGAGGTCTTCCGGCACCTGGATTCGTTCCGGTTTCAATCGACGCTGGGCGCCTGGATCAAAGTCATTGTGGTTCGGCAATCGCTGCGAAAACGGCAGCTCGAATGGCGGTTTGAAACCCTCGACGAAGCTGTGCATGATCAGGCCATTGAGGTGCCGGATACGGTGACGGGCGAAGTCCTGGATGCGGCCATTCGGTCGCTGCCCGACGGAGCGCGGACGGTGTTCGTGCTGGCCGAAGTAGAAGGCTACAAGCACCATGAAATTGCCGCCATGCTGGATATTTCGGAGGGAACCTCCAAGTCACAGGTGAGCTATGCCCGGAAGTTATTGCGGAGGAAGCTGTCGGAACTGAGCTGA
- a CDS encoding DUF4097 family beta strand repeat-containing protein — protein sequence MRTLIFLLTFFAFPAAAQTRLQVVTKTVEKELAYSSGQRVNLTAQKADITIKGWAKATVLVRIKLMARHPERDVAERELDYLKYDIELRNNVIDISNRFTIPQRAGSVKGNLKAVYEIWLPTRSLLTVNNTFGDVNLSDLAGETVVKLEFGKLSINNLSGKTTITSEYGDIEASELAGTFAIKAEKAETVLRELGGNGRIQSRYGKVSIYPLTSLTVLNVQAARTEVSLFPRRMEDFQYEIETTYSTVQVPEGYGEHLGQFINKRRFDYQPPGHKPAISVTNSYSPVIVQPAVNGVTSAK from the coding sequence ATGAGAACGCTGATTTTTCTACTAACCTTTTTCGCTTTCCCGGCGGCTGCGCAAACCCGGCTGCAGGTGGTGACGAAGACGGTGGAAAAAGAACTGGCGTACAGCAGCGGCCAGCGCGTGAATCTGACGGCCCAGAAAGCCGACATTACGATCAAAGGCTGGGCGAAAGCGACGGTTTTGGTTCGGATAAAGCTGATGGCCAGGCACCCGGAGCGCGACGTAGCCGAACGCGAACTGGACTACCTTAAATACGACATCGAGCTTCGGAACAACGTCATCGACATTTCCAATCGCTTCACGATTCCGCAGCGGGCCGGGTCGGTCAAAGGCAACCTGAAGGCGGTTTACGAGATCTGGCTGCCGACGCGCTCCCTGTTGACCGTCAACAATACGTTTGGGGATGTGAACCTGAGCGATCTGGCGGGCGAAACGGTCGTGAAGCTGGAGTTCGGAAAATTGTCGATCAACAACCTAAGCGGAAAAACCACCATCACCTCGGAGTACGGCGACATTGAAGCCAGTGAGTTGGCCGGAACGTTTGCGATCAAGGCCGAGAAAGCCGAAACGGTGCTCCGCGAACTGGGCGGCAACGGTCGCATTCAGAGCCGGTACGGTAAAGTGTCCATCTATCCGCTGACCAGCCTGACGGTTCTGAACGTGCAGGCCGCCCGCACCGAAGTCTCCCTGTTTCCCCGTCGAATGGAGGATTTCCAGTACGAAATTGAAACGACGTATTCGACGGTTCAGGTGCCCGAAGGGTACGGCGAGCACCTGGGCCAGTTTATCAACAAGCGCCGATTCGACTACCAGCCGCCGGGCCACAAACCCGCTATTTCGGTCACCAACTCGTACAGCCCGGTTATCGTCCAGCCGGCGGTGAATGGCGTAACCTCTGCGAAATGA
- a CDS encoding ABA4-like family protein — MTPDTVFQIANALVLPQWLLMIVAPHWRPTEFLTKTLLIPAVLALFYIFYLFLGDSELDFQSFSTLAGIKTLFSKDAAVLAGWIHYLAFDLTVGSWMLRNAQRRQVAHAWVIPCLIFSFLLGPVGLLLYLIVRTVKRKKLY, encoded by the coding sequence ATGACACCAGATACCGTCTTTCAAATCGCCAACGCGCTCGTTTTGCCGCAGTGGCTGCTCATGATTGTGGCACCCCACTGGCGGCCCACCGAATTTCTGACCAAAACCCTGCTGATTCCGGCGGTGCTGGCCCTTTTTTACATCTTTTACCTTTTTTTGGGCGACAGCGAGCTAGATTTTCAGTCGTTCAGTACGCTGGCGGGCATCAAAACGTTATTTAGCAAAGACGCGGCTGTGCTGGCGGGCTGGATTCACTACCTGGCCTTCGACCTGACGGTCGGAAGCTGGATGCTGCGGAACGCCCAGCGCCGACAAGTAGCCCATGCCTGGGTCATACCGTGCCTGATCTTCAGCTTTTTGCTGGGGCCCGTTGGCTTGCTGCTGTACCTGATTGTCCGGACCGTGAAGCGAAAAAAACTCTATTGA
- a CDS encoding TraB/GumN family protein — MKTISILLLLVSTTAFSQSLLWKVSGNGLKQPSYLFGTYHILKDSYLKHNPKVKTAYEGAEGVVVETEIDSSAMLTMAMRGLMLNTSLNKLLSDADYQLVADEFKARTGYDLALFNQLKPIVTATMLSLAYTQKQSDTLSSFTGLPIDLYFASDGRKRQKTVNTLETMEEQISFLFDHDPVEKQAQQLVEMVKGKADMYQMSKLITDLYLKQDLQGMWKLNEKHSSSFGDMTYLLDERNRNWMKRLPALLAVRPTFVAVGALHLPGPNGLIELLKKEGYKVEPM; from the coding sequence ATGAAAACGATTTCTATTTTACTCCTGCTTGTTTCGACCACGGCTTTTTCGCAGTCGCTGCTGTGGAAAGTGTCGGGTAACGGCTTAAAACAACCGTCTTACCTGTTCGGAACGTACCACATTCTGAAAGACAGTTACCTGAAGCATAACCCCAAGGTGAAAACAGCCTACGAAGGGGCAGAAGGTGTGGTGGTCGAAACCGAAATCGATTCATCGGCCATGCTGACCATGGCGATGCGGGGGCTGATGCTCAACACCAGCCTCAACAAACTGCTGTCGGATGCTGACTACCAACTGGTGGCCGACGAGTTTAAGGCGCGCACGGGGTACGACCTGGCCCTGTTCAACCAGCTAAAACCCATTGTGACGGCCACCATGCTGAGTCTGGCCTACACCCAGAAGCAGTCCGATACCCTCAGCAGTTTTACGGGTTTGCCGATTGACCTCTATTTCGCCAGCGACGGCCGCAAGCGGCAGAAAACCGTCAACACGCTCGAAACCATGGAGGAGCAGATTAGCTTTCTCTTCGACCACGACCCGGTGGAAAAGCAGGCCCAGCAGTTGGTCGAAATGGTAAAAGGCAAGGCTGATATGTACCAAATGAGCAAGCTGATTACCGACCTCTACCTGAAACAGGATTTGCAGGGCATGTGGAAACTAAACGAAAAACACAGCAGTTCGTTCGGCGACATGACGTACCTGCTTGATGAGCGCAACCGCAACTGGATGAAGCGCCTGCCGGCTTTGTTGGCCGTCCGGCCCACGTTTGTGGCGGTTGGCGCCCTGCACTTGCCGGGGCCGAACGGGTTGATTGAGCTGCTGAAAAAGGAAGGCTACAAAGTGGAGCCGATGTAA
- a CDS encoding thymidine kinase: MFIEPNRRREPPHLRTGWIEVICGSMFSGKTEELIRRINRAVIARVQVIIFKPLIDTRYHEENIVSHNANALHSRPVQSTREILELAGDSEVVGIDEAQFFDDKELVEVCNQLANGGKRVILAGLDMDFEGKPFGCMPQLMAIAEYVTKVHAICVVCGDIANYSYRLALSKEKVLLGETESYEARCRRCYNLGSQVVSKEWVYENSDEVRARREEL, from the coding sequence ATGTTTATTGAACCAAACCGCCGACGTGAACCGCCCCACCTCCGCACGGGTTGGATTGAAGTGATTTGCGGTTCCATGTTTTCCGGCAAAACCGAAGAGCTGATCCGCCGAATCAACCGGGCCGTCATTGCCCGCGTTCAGGTTATTATCTTCAAACCGTTGATTGATACGCGGTATCACGAAGAAAACATCGTTTCGCACAACGCCAATGCCCTTCATTCCCGGCCCGTGCAATCGACGCGGGAAATTCTCGAACTGGCCGGCGACAGCGAGGTGGTGGGCATCGACGAAGCACAGTTTTTCGACGACAAGGAACTAGTTGAAGTGTGTAATCAACTCGCCAACGGGGGCAAACGGGTCATTCTGGCGGGGCTTGACATGGATTTTGAAGGCAAACCCTTCGGTTGTATGCCGCAGTTGATGGCCATCGCCGAATACGTAACCAAAGTGCACGCTATCTGCGTCGTTTGCGGAGACATTGCCAATTACTCCTACCGTCTGGCCCTTTCCAAAGAAAAGGTGTTGCTGGGCGAAACGGAAAGCTACGAAGCCCGCTGCCGCCGTTGCTACAACTTGGGCAGCCAGGTCGTGAGCAAGGAGTGGGTGTATGAGAATAGTGATGAAGTAAGAGCCAGGAGAGAAGAATTATGA